One Xenopus tropicalis strain Nigerian chromosome 8, UCB_Xtro_10.0, whole genome shotgun sequence genomic window carries:
- the astl3a.3 gene encoding embryonic protein UVS.2 isoform X6, with protein MDVRISAILLACIIQCAVSSPIQVFYSETDRLVAKEDILKAIGQEDPENKETQDSMDIYSKILKTNKDIRLPTREGDIIQNPGRNAINCTSCLWPKSADGTVPVPYNFSYSYNADQLALFKTAMQEFETLTCVRFVPRAAEADFLNIVSNGGCASLIGKSGGSQIVELDASGCMSVGIIEHELIHALGFYHEQNRSDRDDYVTIHPENVIPGYLSNFKKYDTNNLGIEYDYSSVMHYARDAFSSNRNITIEPKPNPNVPVGQRNGLSILDISKINKLYQCDVCSHLLAGTNGTIISANYPSAYPNNSSCVWLVKTPSGQVTLQFQAFDIQSSPGCVSDYIKIYDGPTKTSPVLMDRACGTGLIPIQIASTNQMLVEFVSDGAVTGTGFKATSSSVQCGGAFYASTKTFTSPGYPGSYPPNIDCTWTITAPVGYRVSLRINYFQLEVEPSCTYDYLKIYNSTLNAVMGPYCGLMGFQSPFVSKSNSMMVTMHSDDSNNYRGFSATYTFVK; from the exons ATGGATGTGAGAATATCAGCCATTCTGCTGGCCTGCATCATACAATGTGCTGTGAGCTCACCTATACAG gttttCTATTCAGAGACTGATAGACTTG TGGCCAAAGAGGACATTCTCAAAGCAATAGGACAAGAAGATCCAG AAAATAAAGAGACCCAGGACTCCATGGACATATACAGCAAGATATTAAAGACAAATAAAG ACATTAGGCTGCCTACTAGAGAAGGAGACATCATTCAAAATCCAGGCCGTAACGCCATAAACTGCACAAGCTGCCTTTGGCCTAAGTCTGCTGATGGGACTGTCCCTGTGCCTTACAACTTCTCCTACAGCTACA ATGCGGATCAGTTAGCTCTCTTTAAGACAGCTATGCAGGAGTTTGAAACCTTAACCTGTGTGAGATTTGTACCACGGGCAGCAGAAGCTGATTTTCTCAACATCGTGTCTAATGGCGG ttgCGCTTCTTTGATTGGGAAAAGTGGAGGATCTCAGATAGTAGAGTTGGATGCAAGTGGCTGCATGTCCGTGGGGATCATCGAGCATGAACTGATCCATGCCCTGGGCTTCTACCATGAGCAGAACAGAAGTGACCGGGATGACTATGTCACTATACATCCTGAGAATGTCATACCAG GTTATCTCAGTAACTTCAAAAAATATGATACTAATAACCTTGGGATTGAATATGACTACAGTTCAGTGATGCATTATGCACG TGATGCATTTAGTAGTAACAGAAACATCACAATTGAGCCCAAGCCTAACCCAAATGTTCCTGTTGGACAAAGGAATGGACTTAGTATTTTGGACATTTCTAAGATTAACAAGCTATATCAGTGCG ATGTATGCAGTCATTTGCTTGCTGGCACCAATGGGACGATAATCTCAGCCAACTACCCCTCTGCATATCCAAATAATTCTAGCTGTGTTTGGTTGGTTAAAACGCCATCTGGACAG GTGACCCTGCAATTCCAAGCCTTTGATATCCAGTCATCTCCAGGCTGTGTCTCTGACTACATTAAGATCTATGATGGTCCCACTAAGACGTCCCCTGTGTTAATGGACAGGGCATGTGGTACAGGACTGATCCCTATACAGATTGCCTCCACTAACCAGATGCTGGTTGAGTTTGTCAGTGATGGAGCAGTCACTGGGACCGGCTTCAAAGCAACATCCAGCTCAG TTCAATGTGGTGGAGCGTTCTATGCCTCAACCAAGACTTTCACATCTCCTGGTTACCCTGGATCCTACCCGCCTAACATAGACTGTACCTGGACAATCACAGCTCCAGTTGGATACAGG GTATCACTGCGCATAAATTATTTTCAACTTGAGGTTGAACCTTCCTGTACATATGACTATCTCAAAATTTACAATTCAACCCTTAATGCTGTCATGGGCCCATACTGTGGCCTCATGGGTTTTCAATCTCCCTTTGTTTCCAAATCAAATTCCATGATGGTCACAATGCACAGCGACGACTCCAATAACTATAGAGGGTTTAGTGCTACATATACTTTTG